The proteins below are encoded in one region of Pangasianodon hypophthalmus isolate fPanHyp1 chromosome 6, fPanHyp1.pri, whole genome shotgun sequence:
- the shkbp1 gene encoding SH3KBP1-binding protein 1, which yields MARVAGDIIHLNVGGKRFSTSRQTLTWVPDSFFSSLLSGRISTLKDETGAIFIDRDPSLFAPILNFLRTKELHPRSTDVNLLMHEAEFYGITPLVRKLQLCDELDRSSCGTVLFNGYLPPPVYPVKRRNRHSVAGSQFVAGRAVPLERAMVRRSNTMPPNLGNSGILAKTTATEEKMSGQGSDPGMVRIICGHHNWIAVAYAQFVVCYRVKESTGWQQVFSSPRLDWIIDRVALNAKVMGGSLGDNDKMVAVASGTEIILWAVCPDGNGNEIGVFSLSVPVEALFFVGNQLIATSHTGKVGVWNAVTKHWQNQDVVPINSYDTAGSFLILGCNNGSIYYIDVQKFPLRMKDNDLLVTELYRDPSEDAITALSVYLTPKTSDSGNWIEIAYGTSSGAVRVIVQHPETVGSGPQLFQTFSVHRSPVTKIMLSEKHLISVCADNNHVRTWTVTRFRGMISTQPGSTPLSSFKILSLDDIDGHAGCSAGTEIGPYGERDEQQVFIQRVVPDTDKLYVRLSSNGKRVCEVRSVDGTSITAFVVHECEGSSRIGSRPRRFLFSGHGNGSIQMWDLTTAMEIAAKVDIKALGGPTEEELLELLDQCDLALTRTPDMSPAASLTHSSRNSTCSLQSQLSESARVGVSGVRGVTLPRPQQAFIRARDIPPHLGLSMSSLSSSTSERERERHLDRERDRDGLFAPRRGSFVERCQERAKISDIAGTEARLGLRPHLSSSASRRPAPSVPSYASSSSLSPIRSQTPTSPRRGPALPVGEATPPDAGPKPESPSSPPPTSPKPHMNETSF from the exons ATGGCTCGAGTGGCTGGagatattattcatttaaacgTCGGAGGAAAGAG GTTCAGTACCTCCAGGCAGACTTTGACATGGGTACCTGACTCCTTTTTCTCAAG CCTCTTGAGTGGCCGGATATCCACCTTAAAAGATGAAACAGGAGCG ATTTTCATCGATCGTGATCCTTCGCTTTTTGCTCCTATTCTGAATTTCCTGCGCACTAAAGAACTGCATCCCAG GTCTACAGATGTGAATTTACTGATGCATGAAGCTGAGTTCTATGGAATCACACCATTAG tgCGTAAACTGCAGCTGTGTGATGAACTAGATCGCTCATCATGTGGCACAGTGCTGTTTAACGGCTATCTGCCTCCTCCAG tgtatccTGTGAAGCGCAGGAACAGACACAGCGTTGCCGGCTCTCAGTTCGTGGCTGGCCGAGCTGTCCCTCTGGAGAGAGCCATGGTCCGACGCAGCAACACAATGCCACCCAACCtgggcaactcaggcatactggCAAAAACTACTGCTACAGAAGAGAAAATGTCAG GTCAGGGCTCAGATCCAGGAATGGTACGGATCATATGTGGCCACCACAACTGGATTGCGGTGGCTTACGCACAGTTCGTGGTGTGTTACAG ggtTAAGGAGTCGACAGGGTGGCAGCAAGTGTTTTCGAGCCCCAGACTGGACTGGATCATCGATCGAGTCGCACTCAATGCTAAAGTCATGGGCGGGTCACTAGGAGACAACGACAAGATGGTTGCGGTGGCGTCTGGGACAGAGATCATATTATGGGCAGTCTGTCCggatggaaatggaaatgagaTTG gtGTCTTTAGCTTAAGTGTGCCGGTGGAGGCTCTGTTCTTTGTGGGGAATCAGCTCATCGCAACGAGCCACACAGGGAAAGTGGGTGTGTGGAATGCTGTAACCAAACACTGGCAG AATCAGGATGTGGTTCCCATAAACAGTTATGACACAGCAGGGTCCTTCCTTATCCTTGGCTGTAATAACGGATCCATTTACTACATTG ACGTACAGAAGTTTCCATTAAGGATGAAGGATAATGATTTACTGGTGACAGAGTTGTACAGAGATCCCAGCGAAGACGCCATCACAGCACTTAGCGTCTATCTTACACCCAAAACga GTGACAGTGGGAACTGGATCGAGATTGCGTACGGCACCAGCTCAGGAGCGGTGCGTGTGATTGTTCAGCATCCCGAGACAGTGGGCTCGGGGCCACAACTCTTCCAGACGTTCAGTGTTCATCGGAGTCCTGTTACCAAAATAATGCTGTCGGAGAAACACCTCATCTCAG tgTGTGCAGATAATAACCACGTGCGTACCTGGACTGTAACACGGTTCAGAGGAATGATCTCCACTCAGCCAGGCTCCACCCCCCTCAGCTCATTTAAAATCCTCTCACTGGATGATATTGATGGACATGCAGGCTGCAGTGCTGGCACCGAGATTG GTccatatggagagagagatgagcagCAGGTGTTTATTCAGCGCGTCGTTCCTGACACTGATAAACTCTATGTACGACTGTCGTCTAATGGCAAAAG GGTGTGCGAGGTGCGCTCTGTGGATGGGACCTCCATCACAGCTTTCGTGGTTCATGAGTGTGAGGGGTCAAGCCGCATCGGGTCACGGCCACGCCGCTTCCTGTTCAGTGGCCATGGCAACGGCAGCATTCAGATGTGGGACCTCACAACGGCCATGGAGATCGCCGCCAAGGTGGACATAAAAG ctctGGGAGGCCCTACTGAGGAGGAGCTGTTGGAGTTGTTGGATCAGTGTGACTTGGCACTAACTAGAACACCAGACATGAGTCCTGCTGCatcgctcacacactcttctCGTAACTCTACCtgcag TCTGCAGTCCCAGTTGAGTGAGAGTGCTCGTGTTGGTGTGTCCGGCGTTCGTGGCGTCACTCTTCCACGACCTCAGCAAGCGTTTATAAGAGCACGTGATATTCCTCCTCATCTCGGCCTCAGCATGAGCTCTCTGAGCAGCAGCACGAGTGAACGAGAGAGGGAGCGACAtctggacagagagagagacagagatggccTCTTTGCCCCTCGGAGAGGCAGTTTTGTAGAACGATGTCAGGAACGAGCCAAAATCTCAGACATTGCAGGAACAGAAGCTCGTCTCGGCCTCAGACCACATTTATCATCTTCGGCATCCAGGCGACCTGCCCCCTCTGTCCCAAGCTACGCCTCCTCATCAAGTTTGAGCCCGATCAGATCACAAACACCCACATCTCCACGACGAGGACCCGCGTTGCCCGTAGGTGAAGCCACACCCCCTGACGCAGGGCCTAAACCAGAAAGCCCCTCTTCCCCACCACCCACCAGTCCTAAACCACATATGAATGAGACCAGCTTCTAA
- the esrrd gene encoding estrogen-related receptor gamma yields MELQDFCSSDNFQFLNQQNSLLEPSSSDDPPSPQEPTIKSDSPNFTPFSLSSTSESSSYSVFSQSLNPAHFTAQDNEELQLQPQTDSILNRDYVPSLSHGPKRLCLVCGDFASGYHYGVASCEACKAFFKRTIQGNIEYSCPVVNECEITKRRRKSCQACRFQKCLRAGMMREGVRMDRVRGGRQKYKRRVDSSLSVFIQPPYTHPVKSIRNKVISQLMASEPAPLRASPDPVTPDSDLNTLMTLCDLLNRELLVLISWAKHIPGFSSLSLVDQMALLQSGWMEALLLCVVWRSLASTQELQFAENLHLNEPQCKNAGLLELYTPLRLLIDKYQQLNISHEEAVTLRAMALANSDAEHVESGDSVLRFQDELHEALQDYEVNERAAEPHRAGRLLMTLPLLRQSAHRAVQCFRRLHMQHHVPMHKLFLEMLDTKI; encoded by the exons ATGGAGCTGCAGGACTTTTGTTCAAGTGACAACTTCCAATTCCTTAATCAACAAAACAG CCTCTTGGAACCCTCGTCTTCTGATGACCCTCCTTCTCCACAAGAGCCAACCATTAAATCAGACTCACCAAATTTTACACCATTCAGCCTGAGCAGCACATCAGAGAGCAGCAGTTACAGTGTCTTTTCCCAATCTCTCAATCCTGCCCACTTCACTGCTCAAGACAATGAAGAGCTACAGCTACAGCCTCAGACAGACTCCATCCTAAACCGAGACTATGTCCCCTCGCTTAGCCATGGGCCCAAACGCCTATGCCTGGTGTGTGGAGACTTTGCATCCGGGTACCATTATGGTGTGGCATCCTGCGAAGCCTGCAAGGCCTTTTTTAAGAGAACCATTCAAG GAAACATTGAGTACAGCTGTCCAGTGGTGAACGAGTGTGAGATAACGAAGAGACGCAGGAAATCATGTCAGGCCTGTCGCTTTCAGAAATGCCTGAGGGCAGGAATGATGCGTGAAG gtgtacgTATGGATCGCGTGAGAGGAGGCAGGCAAAAGTACAAACGACGAGTAGATTCAAGCCTGTCTGTCTTCATCCAACCTCCGTACACACATCCGGTTAAAAGCATCC GTAATAAGGTGATTTCTCAGCTGATGGCTTCTGAGCCAGCTCCACTGAGAGCCTCTCCCGATCCTGTGACCCCTGACAGTGACCTCAACACCTTGATGACCTTATGTGACCTTTTAAACAGAGAACTGCTGGTCCTGATCAGCTGGGCAAAACACATACCAG GGTTCTCGTCGCTCTCACTGGTGGATCAGATGGCGCTGTTGcagagtggatggatggaagcTCTGCTGCTATGTGTGGTGTGGCGTTCACTGGCATCAACTCAAGAACTGCAATTTGCTGAAAATCTTCATCTGAACGAGCCTCAGTGCAAAAATGCTGGCCTGCTGGAGCTTTATACACCACTGAGACTCCTCATAGACAAATATCAACAACTCAACATCAGCCATGAGGAGGCTGTAACACTCCGAGCCATGGCACTCGCCAACTCag ATGCAGAGCACGTGGAGAGTGGTGACAGTGTGCTGCGTTTTCAGGACGAGCTTCATGAGGCGCTGCAGGACTATGAGGTGAATGAGCGTGCAGCTGAGCCACACCGTGCAGGCAGACTGCTGATGACGCTGCCACTGCTCAGACAGAGCGCACACAGAGCCGTGCAGTGTTTCCGCCGTCTGCACATGCAACACCATGTGCCCATGCACAAACTGTTCCTGGAGATGCTGGACACCAAGATTTAG